A single Nycticebus coucang isolate mNycCou1 chromosome 16, mNycCou1.pri, whole genome shotgun sequence DNA region contains:
- the LOC128567449 gene encoding cell surface glycoprotein CD200 receptor 1-like — protein sequence MTVWLLRQLQTSNSSNTDGNQMIQNSSVPLSEVNISVPVVMDTMAVLRCPHGCAPLPSCTPLTRVVTTWKISLRDKPSCTKAYRSDTDETKEINCTDDRITWVSRPEENPDLQIGPVAISHDGYYKCTIASVGGNFLHEYHLQVLVPPEVTLFLSRNRTVVCKAVAGKPAAHISWTPERDDCDTKEDYWANGTVTVQSTCAWEDPNVTAVTCSVSHLTGNKSLCKKLLPG from the exons ATGACTGTGTGGCTTCTTAGACAGCTCCAGA CTTCAAATAGTTCAAATACGGATGGAAATCAGATGATACAGAACTCTTCAGTACCTCTCTCAGAAG TTAACATTTCAGTGCCTGTGGTGATGGATACCATGGCTGTGCTCCGCTGCCCACATGGCTGTGCTCCGCTGCCCTCTTGTACCCCATTGACAAGAGTGGTAACAACATGGAAAATAAGCCTCAGAGACAAGCCTTCCTGTACAAAAGCATATAGGAGTGACACAGACGAGACCAAGGAAATCAACTGTACTGATGACAGAATAACATGGGTCTCCAGACCTGAGGAGAATCCTGACCTTCAAATTGGTCCAGTGGCCATCTCTCACGATGGGTATTACAAGTGTACAATAGCTTCAGTTGGTGGGAATTTCCTGCATGAGTATCACCTCCAAGTATTAG TTCCCCCTGAAGTGACCCTGTTTCTAAGCAGGAATAGAACTGTGGTGTGCAAGGCAGTAGCAGGGAAGCCAGCTGCACACATCTCCTGGACCCCAGAGAGGGATGATTGTGACACTAAGGAAGACTATTGGGCCAATGGCACAGTGACTGTCCAGAGTACATGTGCCTGGGAGGACCCCAATGTGACTGCTGTGACCTGCTCTGTCTCCCATTTGACTGGTAACAAGAGTCTGTGCAAAAAGCTGCTTCCCGGTTAG